In a genomic window of Pseudorasbora parva isolate DD20220531a chromosome 24, ASM2467924v1, whole genome shotgun sequence:
- the LOC137064191 gene encoding tripartite motif-containing protein 16-like protein translates to MPSSQKIMKSQTKKTGRKIKAGNTPAEKLPVYEPNIPEPTSREELLKYWLNISLDERTANKLLWLTEGGAKVSRMTDEVCPYLDKPERFDHSPQVLCKESIWAARCYWEVLYSGWVVIGAAYEGAVRRAGEGTCGLGENEESWGLGWAGSCYDAWHKGINGKVTDVPQCCTIGVYVDQPAGLLCFYAVETEEDSQKKEVKLIHRFKNPIKEKTLPGFWVGRQSSCLILKKEE, encoded by the exons ATGCCTTCAAGCCAAAAAATCATGAAGTCTCAAACCAAGAAGACAG GAAGGAAAATCAAAGCCGGAAATACTCCTGCTG AAAAGCTTCCAGTTTATGAGCCGAACATCCCAGAGCCGACGTCCAGAGAAGAGCTGCTCAAAT ACTGGCTCAATATTTCATTGGACGAACGAACTGCCAATAAACTGCTGTGGCTGACAGAGGGCGGGGCTAAAGTGTCCCGCATGACAGATGAGGTGTGTCCTTACCTGGACAAACCAGAGCGATTTGATCACAGCCCTCAG GTGCTGTGTAAGGAGTCTATCTGGGCGGCGCGCTGTTATTGGGAGGTGCTGTACTCGGGCTGGGTGGTTATCGGGGCAGCATACGAGGGTGCGGTGAGGAGGGCAGGAGAAGGGACCTGCGGCCTCGGGGAGAACGAGGAGTCTTGGGGTCTGGGCTGGGCCGGATCCTGCTACGACGCCTGGCATAAAGGAATCAACGGCAAGGTGACAGACGTGCCTCAGTGCTGCACTATAGGCGTCTATGTGGATCAGCCCGCAGGCCTGCTCTGCTTCTACGCCGTGGAGACCGAGGAAGattcacagaagaaagaagTGAAACTTATTCACAGGTTTAAAAATCCCATAAAAGAGAAAACTCTGCCAGGATTCTGGGTGGGAAGACAGTCCTCTTGTTTAATCCTCAAGAAAGAGGAATGA